One window of the Zea mays cultivar B73 chromosome 3, Zm-B73-REFERENCE-NAM-5.0, whole genome shotgun sequence genome contains the following:
- the LOC100275791 gene encoding Multicopper oxidase LPR1 homolog 2-like precursor, with product MGERRRFPASARLLALAVAMVLQAAAVVLVLGEASDGGAMLVGPRQLEKFVDELPDMPRLRGYGVTEGGALVAGNLTIGMYDTSWKFHRDLPATRVFAYGTSKETATVPGPTIEAMRGVPTHVTWANHLPARHFLPWDPTLTTAVAPGGRGVPTVVHLHGGVQQSSSDGHSLAWFTSGFAATGPRFSPPPYTYPNRQPPGNLWYHDHAMGLTRVNILAGLMGAYRVASPAEEGPMNLPRGEAFDRNLVLFDRDFRAADGALFMNRTGNNPGVHPQWNPEYFGAVVVVNGKAWPYLRVRRRRYRFRILNASNARFFRLSLSAGLRFVHVASDSVYLARPVATERFVVAPSEIADVVVDFAESAAGAAVVLSDDAPAPYPGDPGEKAETIAVMKFVVEGAAEDPDTSTVPATLMPHYPRPDAREAATARHITMYEYTRAGTDEPTHLYLNARSYMDPVTETPKEGTSEVWEVINLTDDNHPLHVHLAVFAVLEQRSLRRVDEFRDCMKRRNDARACGVDRHLAGGRRHVVPRQERGWKNVFKVRPSAVTRILVRFKPLTDAASPEESRFPFDVTTGPGYVYHCHILDHEDNEMMRPMKIVR from the exons ATGGGGGAGAGGAGGAGGTTTCCTGCTAGCGCTCGCTTGCTCGCCCTCGCCGTGGCGATGGTGTTGCAGGCGGCAGCGGTGGTGCTCGTCCTGGGCGAGGCGAGTGACGGCGGGGCCATGCTTGTGGGCCCGCGGCAGCTGGAGAAGTTCGTGGACGAGCTGCCGGACATGCCGAGGCTGCGCGGCTACGGCGTCACGGAGGGCGGCGCGCTCGTCGCCGGCAACCTCACCATCGGCATGTACGACACCAGCTGG AAATTCCACCGCGACCTTCCGGCGACGCGTGTCTTCGCCTACGGAACCAGCAAGGAGACCGCCACGGTGCCGGGCCCCACCATCGAGGCCATGCGGGGCGTCCCCACGCACGTGACGTGGGCGAACCACCTCCCGGCGCGCCACTTCCTCCCGTGGGACCCCACGCTGACGACCGCCGTGGCGCCCGGCGGCCGCGGCGTCCCCACCGTGGTCCACCTGCACGGCGGCGTGCAGCagtcctcctccgacggccactcgCTGGCCTGGTTCACCAGCGGGTTCGCCGCTACGGGCCCGCGCTTCTCGCCGCCGCCCTACACGTACCCGAACCGGCAGCCGCCCGGGAACCTGTGGTACCACGACCACGCCATGGGCCTCACGCGCGTCAACATCCTCGCGGGGCTCATGGGCGCGTACCGCGTCGCCAGCCCCGCCGAGGAAGGCCCGATGAACCTGCCCCGCGGGGAGGCGTTCGACCGGAACCTCGTGCTGTTCGACCGCGACTTCCGCGCCGCCGACGGGGCGCTCTTCATGAACCGCACGGGCAACAACCCCGGCGTGCACCCGCAGTGGAACCCGGAGTACTTCGGCGCAGTCGTCGTCGTCAACGGCAAGGCGTGGCCGTACCTCCGCGTGCGCCGCCGCCGCTACCGCTTCCGCATCCTCAACGCCAGCAACGCGCGCTTCTTCCGGCTGTCGCTCTCCGCGGGGCTCCGCTTCGTGCACGTCGCGTCCGACTCGGTGTACCTCGCCAGGCCGGTAGCGACCGAGAGGTTCGTCGTGGCGCCGTCCGAGATCGCCGACGTCGTCGTCGACTTCGCGGAGTCGGCCGCCGGCGCGGCGGTCGTCCTCAGCGACGACGCCCCGGCCCCGTACCCCGGCGACCCCGGCGAGAAGGCGGAGACCATCGCCGTGATGAAGTTCGTGGTCGAGGGCGCCGCGGAGGACCCGGACACGTCGACCGTGCCGGCGACGCTGATGCCGCACTACCCCAGGCCGGACGCGCGCGAGGCGGCCACGGCGCGACACATCACCATGTACGAGTACACCAGGGCCGGCACGGACGAGCCGACGCACCTGTACCTGAACGCGCGCTCGTACATGGACCCGGTGACGGAGACGCCCAAGGAAGGCACGTCGGAGGTCTGGGAGGTGATCAACCTCACGGACGACAACCATCCGCTGCACGTGCACCTGGCGGTGTTCGCGGTGCTGGAGCAGCGGTCGCTGCGCCGCGTGGACGAGTTCAGGGACTGCATGAAGCGCCGGAACGACGCGCGCGCGTGCGGGGTCGACCGCCACCTGGCCGGCGGGCGGAGGCACGTCGTGCCGCGGCAGGAGCGCGGCTGGAAGAACGTCTTCAAGGTGCGGCCCAGCGCGGTAACCAGGATCCTCGTGCGCTTCAAGCCGCTCACAGACGCCGCGTCGCCGGAGGAGAGCCGCTTCCCCTTCGACGTCACCACTGGTCCGGGTTACGTGTACCATTGCCAC ATTTTGGACCACGAGGACAACGAGATGATGAGGCCGATGAAGATTGTGCGTTGA